The proteins below are encoded in one region of Rhodothermales bacterium:
- a CDS encoding heavy metal translocating P-type ATPase: MNHDHHHHDHDHDKHAGHDPGMFRDKFWWSLALTLPIVLWSRHIQELLGYDAPVFPGSAWIAPVLGTLVFLYGGLVFLKSAAAEIRARQPGMMTLISLAISVAFVFSWVVQVGLLQAIPLWWELASLVAIMLLGHWMEMRSVSRAEGALDALAELLPDTAVRLTDDGEEEVAVDELEVGDVVLVRPGERIPVDGVVRKGTSKVNESMLTGESRPVDKAEGDDVVAASVNGEGSLQVEVTKTGEQTALSGIMRLVRDAQSSKSRAQHLADRAAAWLTWVAIGSGVVTLVVWLLLGASVNDAVVRVVTVLVIACPHALGLAVPLVVSISTTMGATNGLLVRNRVGLETARTVDTVIFDKTGTLTLGEFRVVELTVADGEDEDALLAAAAAVEGDSEHPIARGIVATAKDRDLSIPDVTDFRSITGKGVAGEVDGKTFMLGGPALLEAESATPDGRLEHAADEAAERGQAAIHLLRDGHVVAVFAVADAIREESRAAIKTLHDQGMQVVLLTGDARAVAEAVAAELEIDEVLAEVLPEDKADKVKALQREGRTVAMVGDGVNDAPALAAADVGIAIGTGTDVAVEAGDIVLVRSDPRDVPKIMALSRATHRKMIQNLWWAAGYNIFAIPAAAGVLIPWGLSLSPAVGAVLMSASTVIVAINAQLLKRQSLT; this comes from the coding sequence ATGAACCACGACCATCACCACCACGACCACGACCACGATAAGCACGCCGGCCACGATCCCGGCATGTTCCGCGACAAATTCTGGTGGTCCCTGGCGCTGACCCTGCCCATCGTCCTGTGGTCCCGGCATATCCAGGAGCTGCTGGGGTATGACGCGCCGGTTTTTCCGGGGTCCGCGTGGATAGCGCCGGTGCTCGGCACCCTCGTTTTCCTGTACGGCGGGCTCGTCTTCCTGAAGAGTGCGGCCGCCGAAATCCGCGCGCGCCAGCCGGGGATGATGACGTTGATTTCGCTGGCCATATCGGTGGCCTTCGTGTTCTCGTGGGTGGTCCAGGTGGGCCTGCTGCAGGCCATTCCCCTGTGGTGGGAGCTGGCCTCCCTCGTGGCCATCATGCTGCTCGGCCACTGGATGGAAATGCGATCCGTTTCCCGCGCCGAAGGAGCACTCGATGCGCTGGCCGAATTGCTGCCCGACACGGCCGTCCGCCTGACCGACGACGGGGAAGAAGAGGTCGCCGTGGATGAGCTGGAGGTCGGGGACGTGGTCCTCGTACGGCCCGGCGAGCGGATTCCCGTCGACGGCGTGGTCCGGAAGGGCACCTCGAAGGTGAACGAGTCCATGTTGACCGGCGAATCCCGCCCGGTCGACAAGGCAGAAGGCGACGACGTTGTGGCGGCGTCTGTGAACGGGGAGGGCTCGCTGCAGGTGGAAGTCACAAAAACAGGCGAACAAACCGCACTCTCCGGCATCATGCGGCTCGTGAGGGACGCCCAGTCCTCGAAGTCAAGGGCGCAGCACCTGGCGGACCGCGCGGCCGCGTGGCTGACCTGGGTGGCCATTGGATCGGGCGTCGTAACGCTGGTGGTGTGGTTGCTGCTCGGCGCATCGGTCAACGATGCGGTCGTACGGGTTGTCACGGTGCTGGTCATTGCCTGTCCGCACGCGCTGGGGCTGGCGGTGCCGCTTGTCGTATCCATATCCACCACCATGGGCGCGACGAACGGACTCCTGGTCCGCAATCGCGTGGGCCTGGAGACGGCGCGCACCGTCGATACCGTGATTTTCGACAAGACCGGGACGCTGACCCTCGGGGAATTCCGGGTGGTGGAGCTGACGGTGGCCGACGGCGAGGATGAGGACGCGCTTCTTGCCGCCGCCGCCGCCGTGGAGGGCGATTCGGAGCATCCCATTGCGCGCGGTATTGTAGCTACGGCCAAGGACCGGGACCTCTCCATACCCGATGTCACCGATTTCCGCTCCATCACAGGCAAGGGGGTGGCCGGCGAAGTGGACGGGAAGACGTTCATGCTCGGCGGTCCGGCCTTGCTGGAGGCTGAGAGCGCGACCCCGGACGGGCGGCTCGAGCATGCGGCCGACGAGGCCGCCGAACGTGGACAGGCCGCCATCCACCTCCTCCGGGACGGGCACGTCGTGGCGGTCTTCGCCGTGGCCGATGCCATCCGGGAAGAGAGTCGTGCGGCCATCAAGACATTGCACGACCAGGGCATGCAGGTCGTGCTGCTGACGGGCGATGCCCGGGCCGTGGCCGAAGCCGTCGCCGCTGAGCTCGAAATCGACGAGGTGCTCGCCGAGGTCCTGCCCGAGGACAAGGCCGACAAGGTGAAGGCCCTGCAGCGCGAGGGCCGCACGGTGGCCATGGTGGGGGACGGCGTGAACGATGCGCCGGCGCTCGCGGCCGCCGACGTGGGGATTGCCATCGGAACCGGTACGGACGTGGCCGTTGAAGCAGGAGATATCGTACTGGTCCGGTCCGATCCCCGGGATGTCCCCAAGATCATGGCCCTGTCACGCGCAACGCATCGGAAAATGATCCAGAACCTGTGGTGGGCGGCCGGTTACAACATTTTCGCCATCCCTGCGGCCGCCGGCGTACTCATCCCCTGGGGCCTTTCCCTTTCCCCTGCCGTCGGTGCGGTACTCATGTCCGCCAGCACGGTCATCGTGGCCATCAACGCCCAACTCCTGAAACGCCAATCGCTCACATGA
- a CDS encoding tetratricopeptide repeat protein, which translates to MVALCLVALPAAAQSEDWTILNEQALALFRQEKYTEALTFAERARAFAVVELGDRHPSVALSDRTAGLIQERLGNLAEAEGHFAASVTLLEEVLGEDHPSVAVELGNLARMYRSTGHVEQAVPLLERILYIQERAPDVGALVVAQSQMNLADAYMELANSEQALDLLHRALAIRESELGPTHLAVASVHNALGHVYWMQDRLTDAHASWTRTLEIREELLGPGQLPVAESLENLARVLWKTGRAEEAAELEERAAIIRNRP; encoded by the coding sequence GCTGCCCGCCGCAGCCCAGTCGGAGGATTGGACCATCCTGAACGAGCAGGCGCTGGCGCTCTTCCGCCAGGAGAAGTACACCGAAGCGTTGACCTTCGCCGAGCGGGCCCGGGCGTTTGCCGTAGTGGAGCTCGGCGATCGGCATCCCTCCGTGGCGCTGTCGGACCGCACGGCCGGACTCATCCAGGAACGTCTCGGCAACCTCGCGGAGGCGGAGGGGCACTTCGCGGCATCGGTGACCTTGTTGGAGGAGGTTCTGGGCGAGGATCACCCCTCGGTGGCCGTGGAGCTCGGCAATCTGGCACGGATGTATCGCTCGACCGGGCACGTGGAACAGGCGGTGCCGCTGCTGGAGCGCATCCTGTATATCCAGGAACGGGCGCCGGACGTGGGCGCCCTGGTGGTGGCGCAGAGCCAGATGAATCTGGCGGACGCGTACATGGAATTGGCGAATTCGGAACAAGCCCTCGACTTGCTCCACCGGGCTCTCGCCATCCGGGAATCGGAGCTCGGCCCCACCCATCTGGCCGTGGCCAGCGTCCATAATGCCCTGGGTCACGTCTATTGGATGCAGGATCGGCTGACCGACGCCCATGCCTCCTGGACACGGACCCTGGAAATCCGGGAGGAACTCCTGGGTCCCGGTCAATTGCCGGTCGCCGAGAGTCTTGAAAACCTGGCCCGGGTCCTCTGGAAGACCGGCCGAGCCGAGGAGGCGGCCGAACTCGAGGAACGGGCTGCCATCATACGGAACCGACCATGA